In the genome of Terribacillus sp. FSL K6-0262, one region contains:
- a CDS encoding aminotransferase class I/II-fold pyridoxal phosphate-dependent enzyme, producing the protein MFSQEQAPLFDGLRRHAANKPLQFHIPGHKTGKGMDQEFSAFIGENALSVDLINIEPLDDLHHPHGMIQEAQQLAAKAFGADYTFFSVQGTSTPIMAMVMSVCKPGDKIIVPRNVHKSVTSALIFSGAIPVFVHPQLDHKLGISHGITPEAVEKALEANPDAKAVLVINPTYFGVAADLARIVDISHRFQVPVLVDEAHGVHIHFHDDMPVSAMAAGADLAATSVHKLGGSLTQSSILNLREGLVRHEQVQTVLSMLTSTSTSYILLASLDAARRQLATKGREMNAHAIRLANDARKQINDIDGLYCAGEEILGSEAAFAMDRTKLLVSVKQLGISGSDAERWLRKEKNIEVELSDLYNLLFLITPADTENEIRQLVDALADLADLHQADISSAELEVSVPEIPVLSLSPRDAFYADTEAIPLAEAEGRISAESIMVYPPGIPIFIPGEIISPDNISYIRRNLDAGLPVQGLMDESIEYIRVIKEHRAFQ; encoded by the coding sequence ATGTTTTCACAAGAACAAGCACCACTGTTCGATGGTTTGCGCAGGCATGCTGCCAACAAACCATTACAGTTCCATATCCCAGGACATAAAACCGGAAAGGGAATGGATCAGGAATTCTCAGCATTCATAGGTGAGAATGCCCTTTCCGTCGATTTGATAAATATAGAACCACTGGATGACTTGCATCACCCTCATGGTATGATCCAAGAAGCACAGCAGCTTGCAGCCAAAGCCTTCGGAGCGGATTACACATTCTTTTCCGTCCAAGGTACAAGCACACCGATCATGGCTATGGTCATGAGTGTATGCAAACCGGGAGATAAGATCATCGTCCCCCGAAACGTCCATAAATCCGTGACAAGTGCGCTCATCTTTTCCGGCGCCATTCCTGTTTTTGTACATCCTCAGCTGGATCACAAGTTGGGCATTTCACACGGTATCACGCCAGAAGCTGTTGAGAAGGCTTTGGAGGCGAATCCGGATGCAAAAGCTGTACTAGTCATCAATCCGACATATTTCGGGGTGGCTGCCGATTTAGCCCGTATCGTCGATATATCCCATCGTTTTCAAGTGCCTGTCCTCGTCGATGAAGCACACGGCGTCCACATTCATTTTCATGATGACATGCCTGTTTCGGCGATGGCTGCAGGGGCAGATCTTGCCGCTACCAGTGTGCATAAGCTTGGCGGTTCTTTGACACAGAGCTCGATTTTGAATTTGCGTGAGGGGTTGGTGCGGCATGAACAAGTACAAACGGTGCTTTCCATGCTCACTTCCACGAGTACTTCTTACATCCTGCTGGCATCCCTCGATGCTGCGCGCCGGCAGCTTGCCACCAAAGGGCGGGAAATGAACGCCCATGCCATCAGGCTGGCAAATGACGCCCGAAAGCAAATAAATGACATAGACGGTCTGTATTGTGCAGGGGAAGAAATCTTGGGCTCAGAAGCAGCATTCGCCATGGATCGGACCAAACTGCTGGTATCGGTGAAACAGCTCGGTATATCAGGAAGTGACGCAGAACGCTGGCTGCGGAAGGAAAAAAATATCGAGGTCGAGCTTTCCGACTTGTATAACCTGCTGTTCTTGATTACACCTGCTGATACAGAAAATGAGATCCGGCAGCTCGTGGATGCACTGGCAGATTTGGCAGATCTTCACCAAGCAGATATCTCGTCCGCGGAATTGGAAGTGTCCGTTCCTGAAATACCGGTCTTGTCTTTAAGTCCGCGCGATGCTTTTTATGCTGACACCGAAGCCATTCCGCTTGCAGAAGCAGAGGGACGGATCAGCGCTGAGTCCATCATGGTCTATCCGCCAGGAATCCCCATCTTCATTCCAGGTGAAATCATCAGTCCTGATAACATCAGCTATATCAGAAGAAATCTGGATGCAGGATTGCCGGTCCAGGGATTGATGGATGAGTCGATAGAATATATTCGCGTCATCAAAGAACATCGTGCCTTTCAATGA